From Paenibacillus sp. PL2-23:
AGACAGAGAAAACGGGACCGTTCCTGCTGGAGGCTCGCATGGACGGAGAGACGGTGGGATCTACGAAGATCAGACCGGTGACCGGCCTGAATCGGCTGCCGGTGAGGACGGAGGTTGAGGAAGGCGAGAGCCGGAATGCCGTCATGACGTATTTCGACGTACATGCGGGAGAGGTGCCTCGCTATACATACAACAACAAATCCGCTTTTGTGGAGTTGAATGCTGAGGACGGCGGCGAAGCGCTGGATATGGAGGTTTTTTGGGATGATGATGACGCTAACGTGCTGACTCCGCTTCCATTCGAGTTCCACTATTTCGGAGAAACGTATACGGAGGCGTATATTGGCGCCAACGGCACCATTTCGTTCAGAGAAGAGTATACCGAGACGACCTTTAACGCGTATCCGGACCTCAGCGCTCCGCCGTCGCTCCATGTGTATGCGGCCGACCTGGAAGCGGGTGAAGGCGATAACGGCCCAGCCTCCAGCATCTACATGAAGGTGGCGGGAGAAGCGGGCGATCGGCAGTGGATTGTGCAGTGGAACGATATGTATTTCCTCAGCGTGGATGAATACGTGACCTTCCAGGCTGTGCTGTATGAGAAAAGCGGGGATATCCGATTCCAATATCCTTCAGTTGAGCTGGTTGGAGGATGGCGGAGTCACGGCGCGGAAGCGACCGTGGGGATTCAAGGCGCAAGCGAATACGCGGGGTATCCAGCCGTTCTCTATTCCTTGAAGGAGGAGAAGCTGTCGAACGGGCTGGCTCTCTGCTTCGGCGTTCAGCCTCGCTGCGGCGAAGGGGGGCCCGTCGTGACGGAGGCGTATACGAACGAGGCGGGGGACCAGGTGTCTATCACGTTCGACAGACCTCTGGATTCCACTGCGGGTCTGTATGCGCCTATTGCTTGGAATGGGACGGCTGCTATTCATGACATCGCCTACGATCCAGCGGATGAGACGGGTTCAACGTTAATCGCGAGCTTGTCCGAAGTCGTGGAGGTGGGCAGCGAGGTATCCATTGATCTGCGCGATGGCGCTGTGCGAGCTGCGGATAACGGTGTTCGCTCGGAAGCGGCGAACGCAATCCCGGTGGAGGTGCGAACCGTATTGGAGGAGGAACCGCCGATTACGGGTCCAGTTGGCGCTTTGCCGGCGCCAACGGCGAACGAGGTCGTCCAAATCGGGGGCAAAAGCTATCCCGGCATGTTCCGCAGCACCAAGTCGCAAGGGGATGGGGGATCGGTTCTAAGCGTGGAGCCTGCCGCAACGAATTGGGGCACGCTTGCCGAAGGGCTTCGGCAAGGGGATGTCCTTACGATTCCCTTGTCGACGGCTGCGGACGAGACGACGCTGTCGTTGAACGGCTCTTTGCTGCAGCTGCTTGCGGACAAGGGAGCTGGAATGGAGCTGCGAACGCCGCAGGGGAGCTATCGTTTGCCAGCCTCCGAGCTTGCAGTAGAGCGGCTATCCGCTGAACTTGGCCGTGAGATCAGCCTGGCAGAGGCGAAGCTGCAGATTGTTATTGCCACAGGCAAGGCTCAAGCTGTCGACGCGTTGAGCGCCGCTGCGCTCAGGGAGGGCTGGACCACGCTGACGGGTCCCGTTGCCTTCGAGGTCATCCTGACCGTCCACGGAGAGTCCTATACCGTGGAGAACTTCGGCTCCTTCGTGAAGCGGGAGCTTCCCATTACAACGGGCACAACCATTCCTGGCACGCCTACTGTTATCGTGCTGCTGGAGGACGGCCGTTATTATGCGGTTCCGACCCGTATCGAGAGACGTGAAGAAGGCTTGTACGCTGTCGCGAGCAGCCTCACGAATAGCGTGTATGCGGTTGTGTCCAAGGCCGCAAGCTTCACGGATATGGGGGAGCATTGGGCAAGAGGAGCGGCCGAAGAACTGGCCTCCCGATTCGTAATAGAGGGAGTGGGCGAGGGGAGCTTCGCTCCGGAGGACGAGGTTACCCGAGCCGAATTCGCGGCAATGCTGGTACGGGCGCTTGGTATAAAACCATCCGCTGCGGAAGCATTATTTGGGGATGTGCCCGCGGACAGCTGGTTTGCCGGAGCGGCAGCGCAGGTGCAGGCTTATGGATTGATGGAAGGCTACGAGGATGGAGTCTTCCATCCGGAGGCAACGATGACACGCCAGCAGGCAATGGTCATTCTGGGCCGTGCACTGGCATTAACGGGTCTGCATGTGGATGCTGATGACAGCTCTAGCGCGCTGTTGCCGTTCGCCGACCGATCCCAGCTGGCGGCTTGGGCGGAGCAGGCGGCTGCGACTGCCATTGCGGCGGGCGTGGTGCAGGGCTACAATGGCAAGCTGCTGCCGGGAGAAGCTGTTAGCCGCGCTGAAGCGGCGGTTATGCTGCTTTCGTTTGCTGGAGCGGAGCGGACTAATCGATTAATGGATTGATGATGGATTGAAACAGAGTGTAGAGCAAGCCAACAAGCCTGCGGTGGTTGATGCCGCAGGCTTGCTGCGCTGTTCAGCGAATTTCTTGTTTTTTCTAAACCGGGCTAATACTTCAACGCGAGACGTATGCTGCTCCGCCACAGGACGGCGACAACCGTTTCACCTTTACGCCACAACGCTAACGGACAAAAAATGTGCTTAGAGCTCGGATTTAGCGCTTTCCAGCCTGTAACGGGCAAACTTGACGCTTAGCCCTCCTAAATGCACCGACTTTACCTCAATTTTCGTTCTAACATTCGAAAATGTCCGTTACATATCGGGGCGACCCATTAGAAGGGTGTAAATGCATTTTTTGTGCGTTAGAAGCCTCAATGGTACGGTTGGCGTTGTCGAGACGATGGCATGCGCGAAAAAGTTGGTCAAGGACGCCGTCAGGCGTCTACGCTTGGTTATTTATTTTGTGTAGATGCCAGGCAAGTTATCCCGTTGACAACGAGAGCAGCATGGATTACTATAATACCCATAGGGGTATAAGGAGATGCGAGCCCCGATATTTTTTGGTCAAAATAATACCTCTATGGGTATTATTTTGATGAGGAGGTTATACAATGGATCAGCAGCATGTGCACATTCATGCCGATGTTCGCCTGGACTGTAAGGGCTTAGCATGCCCTATGCCCATTGTGCGAACGCGAAAGGCCATAGCCGATATGGACGGCGGCCAAGTCCTTGAAGTCTTGGCGACCGACAAAGGGTCGCTTGCCGATCTGAAAGCATGGTCGAGCCGTGCGGGCCATCAATACCTGGGTACATTGACAGTGGACGAGGTGTATCGTCACTATATTCGGAAGCAATCGACTGCAGAAGCCGCTCATCCCGGAGGTTCTCCAATACCCGTAGTGTCCAATGCGGAGCTGCAGGCCAGACGACTCGCTGATCCTGAGATGGTGATCATTGATGTGCGCGAGGAAGCGGAATTTGCGTTCGGCCATGTCAGAGGCGCAATCAGCATACCGCTGGGACAGCTGGAGGATCGGTTAGGTGAGCTTGACCGCGAGCGGGAGCTAATGCTCCTGTGTCGTACCGGAACGCGAAGTGAAATGGCATGCAGGCTGCTCGTGGACAAGGGCTTCAAGCGGGTTCACAATGTCGTGCCGGGCATGTCGGAGTGGGATGGCGATACGGATGCGCTGACAGAAGGACAAGGAGGCTTGAAGGCATGAGCACTATAGCTGGAGGAATAAAGCCGAGCGAGCTGGCGCGCTTCGTGCTGGATCGGCGAGAGCTTGTCATATTGGATGTCCGGAATGAGCCGGACTACAACGCTTGGAGAATCGAAGGAGCTTCCATTCAGAGCGTCAATATCCCGTACTTTGAGCTGCTGGACGGCGTGGAGGAGGCTGTCAAGCAACTGCCTGTTGACCGCGAGGTTGTTGTTGTCTGCGCCAAGGAGGGCTCCTCGGTATTCGTCGCAGAGCAGCTGGTGGAGGAAGGCTTAAGCGCTGTCCGTTATTTGGAGGGCGGAATGAGGGCGTGGAGCGAGCATCTGGAGCCGGTTAGCATCGGCGGGCTTTCCGGCGGCGGAGAGCTGTATCAGTTTAATCGGCTGGGCAAGGGATGCTTGTCGTATATGGCGATCGCCGGAGGCGAAGCGCTGGTGGTGGATGCCCAGCGGTTGACGGACGTCTACGAGCGAATCGCCGCTGAACGCGGCGCGGCGATTCGGTATGTGCTGGATACGCACCTGCATGCGGATCATATATCCGGTGGACGCTCTCTTGCGGAACGGACAGGAGCTCGGTATTATTTGCCGCCAAGGGATGCTGAGGAAGCAGAGTTCTCCTACGAAAGCTTGACGGATGCAAGCGTGCTCCGCCTGGGCTCAGACGGTGTCCCGGTAGCTGCCTTCTATTCGCCCGGTCATACAATCGGGAGCACATCGTTAATTGTGGACGATCATTATTTGTTATCCGGGGACATCTTGTTCGTCTCCTCGATCGGCCGGCCGGATCTTGCCGGACACGCGGAGCAATGGGCGGAGGAGCTGCGCCGGACGTTGTATGGCTCATACAGCGAGCTGCCCAAGGAGCTGCTGGTGCTGCCCGCCCACTTTGGCCATCCAGGGGAGCTTGATGAACACGGCAGAGTAGCTGCAAGCTTAGGGGACCTATTCCAAGGCAATCCAGGGCTCGATTTGCCGGAAAGCCAATTTTGCCGGATCGTCACAACGAACCTTCCTGAGCAGCCTAATGCCTTCCAACAGATTCGGCTGACCAATCTGGGCAAGCTGAACCCAAGCGAGGAGGAGCGCAGCGACATGGAGATCGGGCCGAATCGCTGTGCGGTGCATGATCACTAATACGATAGAAAAGGGGATATGAGGATGAATCCAACTGTTATTGTGGATACCAAAGGAATGGCATGCCCAATGCCGATTGTCAAAGCGAAGAAGGCTCTGGATGGGCTGAGCCCAGGCGATCTGATGCTGGTCTTGTCTACGGACAAGGGCTCGCTGCAGGATTTTCGGGCGTGGGTGAAGGGCACGAAGCATGAGCTGGTGAAGCATGAGGAGGAAGGCGGCGTATTCTCCTTCTACGTGCAGAAGCGGTAACGGCGGCCAGCGGTTGCCAATCCGCGACGTACAGGCTATATTACCTCTAGGGGTATCAAGACAGGAGGGCTTGTCATGGAGCTGTATGATGATAGCGTCATTCGTCGCTTGAAGCGGATGGAAGGCCAGGTCCGCGGCGTGATGCGCATGATGGAAGAAGGCAAATCATGCAAGGATGTTGTAGCCCAATTATCTGCCGTAAGAAGCGCGGCCGACAAGGCTATGGCCTATATTGTCGCACATCATCTCGAGCAGTGCATTATGGAAGAGAAGGAACGCGGCGGGGATACGAGCAAGCTCGTGCAGGAAGCCGTGGAGCTGCTCGTCAAAAGCCGATAGAGGGCTGAGGCTCCCATAGCGGCGCCCCCAGATCATGATGGTCAGAATGGGTTTGGGGGCCGGGGAAGCTTGACTATTTTTATACCCATGGGGGTATTGGAGATTGCCATAGATAGGACTGGATAAGAAAGGGTGAAGCTGCCATGACAACAGCAATGGCGTCAGAGGAACGCGAGAAGACAACAATCGTTCTGTTCAGCGGGGATTTGGATAAGGCGATTGCCGCATTTATTATTGCGAATGGAGCTGCGGCATACGATCATGACGTCACGATCTTCTTCACATTCTGGGGACTTAACACGATGCGCAAGGACGAGGCTGTGCGAACGGACAAAGGCTTTCTGGAGCGCATGTTTGGCTGGATGATGCCGCGGGGCGCGAGGAGGCTTGGGCTGTCCAAGATGCATATGGCGGGGATGGGTCCCTCGATGATCAAGCACGTGATGAAGAAGCACAATGCGCTGACTCTGCCGCAGCTGATCGAGCTGGCGCAGGAGCAGGGGGTCAAGCTGGTGGCGTGCACGATGACGATGGACCTGTTGGGGCTGAAGCAGGAGGAGCTGCTGGATGG
This genomic window contains:
- a CDS encoding metal-sensitive transcriptional regulator, with translation MELYDDSVIRRLKRMEGQVRGVMRMMEEGKSCKDVVAQLSAVRSAADKAMAYIVAHHLEQCIMEEKERGGDTSKLVQEAVELLVKSR
- a CDS encoding S-layer homology domain-containing protein; the protein is MLTMQKISRLLVVALVLQLLLPATMRAEIEVAPAEDHPYSFDVMDNEYGEGHYLRVASYREEERLHMDESAGDADEPFRIEVDPSVWMPYYDMENPYPVTFRVETVRRIDDAVVQTRDYEWRMVSIVKGELAVAPHELGAIGLRLITADESVIDVMEEPGVVYNEASGVLAFAVETEKTGPFLLEARMDGETVGSTKIRPVTGLNRLPVRTEVEEGESRNAVMTYFDVHAGEVPRYTYNNKSAFVELNAEDGGEALDMEVFWDDDDANVLTPLPFEFHYFGETYTEAYIGANGTISFREEYTETTFNAYPDLSAPPSLHVYAADLEAGEGDNGPASSIYMKVAGEAGDRQWIVQWNDMYFLSVDEYVTFQAVLYEKSGDIRFQYPSVELVGGWRSHGAEATVGIQGASEYAGYPAVLYSLKEEKLSNGLALCFGVQPRCGEGGPVVTEAYTNEAGDQVSITFDRPLDSTAGLYAPIAWNGTAAIHDIAYDPADETGSTLIASLSEVVEVGSEVSIDLRDGAVRAADNGVRSEAANAIPVEVRTVLEEEPPITGPVGALPAPTANEVVQIGGKSYPGMFRSTKSQGDGGSVLSVEPAATNWGTLAEGLRQGDVLTIPLSTAADETTLSLNGSLLQLLADKGAGMELRTPQGSYRLPASELAVERLSAELGREISLAEAKLQIVIATGKAQAVDALSAAALREGWTTLTGPVAFEVILTVHGESYTVENFGSFVKRELPITTGTTIPGTPTVIVLLEDGRYYAVPTRIERREEGLYAVASSLTNSVYAVVSKAASFTDMGEHWARGAAEELASRFVIEGVGEGSFAPEDEVTRAEFAAMLVRALGIKPSAAEALFGDVPADSWFAGAAAQVQAYGLMEGYEDGVFHPEATMTRQQAMVILGRALALTGLHVDADDSSSALLPFADRSQLAAWAEQAAATAIAAGVVQGYNGKLLPGEAVSRAEAAVMLLSFAGAERTNRLMD
- a CDS encoding sulfurtransferase TusA family protein, with amino-acid sequence MDQQHVHIHADVRLDCKGLACPMPIVRTRKAIADMDGGQVLEVLATDKGSLADLKAWSSRAGHQYLGTLTVDEVYRHYIRKQSTAEAAHPGGSPIPVVSNAELQARRLADPEMVIIDVREEAEFAFGHVRGAISIPLGQLEDRLGELDRERELMLLCRTGTRSEMACRLLVDKGFKRVHNVVPGMSEWDGDTDALTEGQGGLKA
- a CDS encoding MBL fold metallo-hydrolase → MSTIAGGIKPSELARFVLDRRELVILDVRNEPDYNAWRIEGASIQSVNIPYFELLDGVEEAVKQLPVDREVVVVCAKEGSSVFVAEQLVEEGLSAVRYLEGGMRAWSEHLEPVSIGGLSGGGELYQFNRLGKGCLSYMAIAGGEALVVDAQRLTDVYERIAAERGAAIRYVLDTHLHADHISGGRSLAERTGARYYLPPRDAEEAEFSYESLTDASVLRLGSDGVPVAAFYSPGHTIGSTSLIVDDHYLLSGDILFVSSIGRPDLAGHAEQWAEELRRTLYGSYSELPKELLVLPAHFGHPGELDEHGRVAASLGDLFQGNPGLDLPESQFCRIVTTNLPEQPNAFQQIRLTNLGKLNPSEEERSDMEIGPNRCAVHDH
- a CDS encoding sulfurtransferase TusA family protein, which gives rise to MNPTVIVDTKGMACPMPIVKAKKALDGLSPGDLMLVLSTDKGSLQDFRAWVKGTKHELVKHEEEGGVFSFYVQKR
- a CDS encoding DsrE/DsrF/DrsH-like family protein, whose amino-acid sequence is MTTAMASEEREKTTIVLFSGDLDKAIAAFIIANGAAAYDHDVTIFFTFWGLNTMRKDEAVRTDKGFLERMFGWMMPRGARRLGLSKMHMAGMGPSMIKHVMKKHNALTLPQLIELAQEQGVKLVACTMTMDLLGLKQEELLDGMELAGVAAYLGDATEAKVNLFI